One window of Clarias gariepinus isolate MV-2021 ecotype Netherlands chromosome 21, CGAR_prim_01v2, whole genome shotgun sequence genomic DNA carries:
- the rorb gene encoding nuclear receptor ROR-beta — MRAQIEVIPCKICGDKSSGIHYGVITCEGCKGFFRRSQQNNASYSCPRQRNCLIDRTNRNRCQHCRLQKCLALGMSRDAVKFGRMSKKQRDSLYAEVQKHQQRLQEQRQQQTGDVYSSSLSTLGHDLGAAYTNGHVIDMAKTHANGAASTYYSMDSTQPSPDQSGLDMAGIKPIKQEPGYDLTPVPDLFPYNSYQDSQLAPGVSMGELDRIAQNIIKSHLETCQYTGEELQQLSWQTHSYEEVKIYQSKSREALWQQCAIQITHAIQYVVEFAKHITGFMELCQNDQILLLKSGCLEVVLVRMCRAFNPLNNTVLFEGKYGGIQIFKALGCDDLVSAMFDFAKSLCSLQLTEEEIALFSAAVLISTDRPWLMEPRKVQKLQEKIYLALQHIMQKNHMDEDALTKLIGRIPTLAALCTLHAEELQAFQQLHPETVNMLFPPLYKELFNPDAASVMSK, encoded by the exons CCCAAATTGAAGTTATACCATGCAAAATCTGTGGAGACAAGTCCTCAGGGATCCATTATGGGGTCATCACATGTGAAGGGTGTAAG GGTTTTTTCAGGAGAAGTCAACAGAACAACGCTTCTTACTCGTGCCCTCGGCAGCGCAACTGCCTGATCGACAGAACCAACCGCAACCGCTGCCAGCACTGCCGCCTGCAAAAGTGTCTCGCTCTGGGCATGTCACGCGACG CTGTAAAGTTCGGCCGAATGTCAAAAAAGCAGCGTGACTCGCTATATGCCGAGGTCCAGAAGCACCAGCAGCGGCTGCAGGAACAGCGACAACAGCAGACAGGTGACGTTTACTCGTCCAGTCTGAGCACTCTCGGGCACGACCTGGGTGCTGCCTACACCAACGGACATGTCATTGACATGGCCAAGACGCATGCCAACGGTGCAGCCTCTACCTACTACAGCATGGACTCGACCCAGCCGAGCCCAGACCAGTCCGGACTGGACATGGCAGGCATAAAGCCCATCAAACAGGAGCCTGGCTATGACCTGACACCTGTGCCCGACCTCTTCCCCTACAACTCGTACCAGGACAGTCAGCTAGCACCTGGAGTGTCCATGGGGGAGCTTG ACCGAATTGCACAGAATATAATAAAGTCGCATTTGGAGACGTGCCAGTACACAGGTGAAGAGCTACAACAGCTGTCCTGGCAAACACACTCATATGAGGAGGTCAAGATCTACCAAAGCAAG tcaCGGGAGGCGCTGTGGCAACAGTGTGCAATTCAGATCACTCATGCCATTCAGTACGTGGTGGAGTTCGCCAAGCACATCACCGGCTTCATGGAACTTTGTCAGAACGACCAGATACTGCTGCTCAAATCAG GTTGTCTGGAGGTGGTGTTGGTAAGAATGTGCAGAGCGTTTAACCCTCTCAACAACACGGTTCTGTTCGAGGGTAAATACGGTGGCATTCAGATATTCAAGGCACTTG GCTGTGATGATCTCGTCAGCGCCATGTTCGACTTCGCCAAGAGTCTGTGCTCTCTGCAGCTAACGGAAGAGGAGATCGCACTGTTCTCCGCAGCCGTTCTCATCTCCACAG ATCGGCCTTGGCTAATGGAACCGAGGAAAGTCCAGAAGCTTCAGGAGAAAATCTATTTGGCCCTCCAGCACATTATGCAGAAGAATCACATGGATGAAGACGCACTGACTAAG CTGATTGGTCGAATCCCTACGCTAGCGGCCTTGTGCACCCTGCATGCGGAGGAGCTTCAAGCTTTCCAGCAGTTACACCCTGAAACAGTTAACATGCTTTTCCCTCCACTTTACAAGGAGCTTTTCAATCCTGATGCAGCCAGTGTCATGTCTAAGTga